TCGCACATCGGAATCGAAATCGGATTCGGATTCGGATTCGGATTCGGATTCGAATATCCTGGGTTTGGAATGAGGTCATTCATTCCAATACATTAGTTTGGTTCAAGTATCTGGATTGTGTATCATTATtatagttgatgtttggttcgtcGACTCTTTCGAAATGGaatataataaattattataaacCACATAGTAAATGATAGTTATTGACTCTTTATAAAtgggatataagaaattttcactaattaagTATATcagtataaatatattagtaaatttagtctaactgattaataatttctattagtaaatatgtataattattagtataattgataatattaattatattacataaattaatatacattatataatacatataactaataatattattattataaatttgcaactaattaaattaaatattatatatataattaaaaataaatatacaaatgttataatataaatatataattataattatataatatatacaaatattaattatataaatattttatataaatataatacatattacatattaaatatagttattattatatattattatatttaaaataataattataattataattgtataacttattaatattacatacatgtatatattataattatatgcactataatatacatttataaatatacatatatattataaatatattattatataatattaataaatttataatatatattatataagtataattatatttaactaaataattataatatataattatataatataataatatcattattataattttgtaactaaattaaatattatttatataattaattataattatacgaatgttataatataaatatataattataattatataatatataaatattaattgtgctaatattttatataaatataatgcatattaattagatatagttattattatatattattatatttaaaataataaatataattatataatttattaatattatatacatgtatttattataattatatgcacatataatatacatttataaatatacatatatattataaatatattattatataatattaagaaatttataatatatattatataaatataattatatttaactaaataattataatatatgtttatataatatactaatattataataaaatatataattataataaaattttataattataatattatatatatgtgtatattataatataatataaatataaatataaatatataatatacataaatattaattgtactAAATATTATGTAATTATAAGATTTTGGAATCACACTTgagttttggacaaaacccaccCTTTTACTAAGGAATGGAGGGATgccaaatttttagaaatcattccaaaatttcaattcccaTACCAATGAACCAAACGTCAATTATGGAGTTTATTCCATTCCTTCATTCCGATACCCTTTTACCAAACGCCCCCTAATACTTGTTCAAGATATGGGTGATGCATTTCAATTATCTTCCTTAAACTCTTCAAACAGCTGACAAACCGATCGAGTCCAAGAAACTATGCTTGAATCCCTCCTTCTCCCTGCTATTCCAGCCCCTTCCCCTTCccaccaaaaaaacaaaagagccTAAAATAAAATCCACAaagttaattttgaattctgaaCATTACCTTGGaccgagttgtgaattatatAGAAGATAAATGAAAGGCCACAAGAAAGCCGAATTGAAAGTTCAGTACAAGTGCATCTCGACTACAAAACCAGATCATCTTTGGTCTCCCAAATAATTTTCGTGAATAATCTACAGGAAGAAAATGGAACATTTTGTGGTAATCTATTCGATCCCAAACATCTTCTTCAGAAAAAGGACAGTATCATAAACAGTGTGAGGATCAGAAAGGGACTGGGACACACTCTCCCTCTGCATACAAAATTTGGCCCAAGCCACAAGCTTTGGACATTGGCTCTCAATCTTGAAGTTTCCACAGGTCTCAAAGGCATAAAACCAACTGTATAGAGGACTAAGAGCCACATACACGAGCCCAAAAGTTTCACCTCGGTTTTCCCCCAAGTTCTCCTTCCAATATTTTCAGAATCTCTATGAATTCCTTCTTGGCTGCCTCCTGCTCTTCACCTTTTATTGCCCAGATCCCTCTTGCTGGATCAAAAACCTGCATTTTCTCCATTAGTTAGTCAAATTTGTTTCTTCTTGCATAATGTAACTTTTAGTTATATTCCATTTCACACCTAACATTAGttagtcaaaaaatttttcttttaattcatgCAGAATCTAACTCCAAAAAGAAGACTTTctccggaaaaaaaaagaaaaatataaaattcacaCAGAAATCTTGCAGGGTACCTTCTTGTCAATAAAGTCAGCCCAGAACCTTGCTTGAGCCCTCTCATAAGGATCAGATGGTTCCAATGGATTCTTGTCATGCCATACCTCATCTATGTACTGGACAATTAAGGGACTCAAGTATTGGCTTTCCATTATGAAGCAAAACTGGAACTTTCTTGTGAACAGAATTCATCTCAAGAAGAAGCAGGCTCTTGTTCGTCAAGTCCTCTTCCTTGAGTTCATACTTGACACCCTTCTCAGCTAGTGCTATTCTGACCCTCATACTGAACATGCTCGCATAGACACTCaacaaaatcacctcttcaccAGCCATTTTCTCAGAGGATGGTACGAAGCAGGAGCAGGAGTTTTCTCTGGTttgctagtttttttttaaagaaaattgaTGGTTGACCACAAAAGAAGTGTGTACagattcctctttttttttaatagtagtACATTTAGTCGTCATGGATTTTATTATTTAAGTTGAACGAGTACCATGAAATGGTACCGGATCATTCCTGGAACCTTCGAGCTCCACGCCCCAAGTCAGTGAGCTGTTTTTATGAGTTGGTCTAGAGATTTACAGAATTTGTAAATGAAGTGCACATATTTCACAAGTCAATAACTAAGGAATAAAAGGAAGGGAgatagttgaaaaaaaaaattatctaagGAGATGATATGAAATATATGGGAAAAGAAAGTAGTATCACATTAACATCATTTGGACATTGTACGAACACTCTGCTTAACTAAAGACAGAGACAATTGTCCTATAAATTTGTGGAAGAAATTATACATATAAACAGCCTATCCATGAAATCCTAGTAGTAGTAGTAACATCATTTACTACCAGTCCAGGATATCAAGAAGACGACGCTAAATCTCTTTTATTCTCCCAAGCCAagcaaacaaaactaaaggattCTAAGACAGATCTACGAAGCCCacaaaaagcaaagcaatcCCAAATACATATTCATGCGTAGACTTTATTCGATCCTCCATGTAGGCAAAAAGTTGAAAGAGACTTTATTCGATCCCAAGCTTCTTCTTCAAGGACACAACAAATTCGTAAATCTTGTGAGGATCAGCAAGGGACTTGGAAACGCTCTCCCTCTGCATGCATCTTTTGGCCCATTCCACCAGCTTTGGACACTCCGTTTCTGTCTTGAAATTCCCAAAGTTCTCATAGGCATGGAACCAACAGTAGAAAGGAATCAAAGCCACATCCACATATCCAAAGTCTTCCCCTCCAAAGTAAGGCTTATTTCCAAGTTCTCCTTCCAATGTTTTCATAATCCCTATGAATTCCTTCTTGGCTGCCTCCTTTTCTTCTCCCTTTGTGGCCCAGATCCTCCTTCCACAATCATAAACCTGCATTTCACCTTAATTTTCTCAGAAAAAAATTGAACAGAAAAATCCCTCCTTAACATAATATTTTTATCCCATATCTAACTTGTCCTGCTTGCTTATGTTGTTTGCCTAAaataatctagtgaaaataggTTAAGAAATGCTTAGTTCCACGACTAGACGATCTTGGTAAAGACAGTAGAAATGCTTGCCCGAATAACTGATTGAACAGCAGTTGACAAAATTAGAGTTTCcataagaaaaaaatgttacctttttgtCAACGAAGTCAGCCCAGAACCTAGCTTGAGCTCTCTGGTAAGGATCAGATGGCAGCAAGGGATTCTTGTCATGCCACACTTCATCTATGTACTGAACAATGATAAGGGACTCGCAAACAGGCTTTCCATTATGAATCAGAACTGGGATTTTCTTGTGAACAGGGTTCACCTCAAGAAGAAGTGGGCTCTTGTTAGCCAAgtcttcttctttgttttcataCTCGATGCCTTTTTCGGCCAGAGCAACTTGGACTCTCATGCTAAACATGCTCCCATATGTACCCAACACAACCACCTTGTCACCGGCCATATTTTCAGATGATATTCGagcaaagcaaaaaaaaagaaaggattttTTCGCTAGAGGTGATGAAAAGAAAGCTGAATTATGGGCAATAGTAGCAGTTTGTTAGCAACTAGCAGGTATAAGAACCGGGGTCTTGCATTTTATAGTGAATGAGAGGCTGGTGATGGCAGCATGAAGGAATAATGGTTGGTAAGTGGTAGATTGTACCAGGACACTTGGGTCCTCTGCCCTTCAGCAATTTAGGCCACAAGTCAAAatgcaggttttttttttttcaagcagTAGGGATAGGATTCAAAGGTAAGGGAAGGAAGATTAGAACCAGAATTTTTAAATCTTGAGAAAATGAAGGGTCTCTTTTTCATGTGTTATTAATTAGATCTTTTTTgactctttaattttttttttaagattcttGAAAGCCACTTTAGGAATTTACAACCTATACTAGCACGTTTTTGGTTTGATATATGCTCAAATTTTTAGCATGTAActtaatttatttataatattttgAATACAAAATTAACTTTCCTTTTCCAGTTACTCGCTAGAAATTGATAGAAAGTCCACGAGATGAATAATATGTGCCTAATTGCTGTTTACTCACAATTTTGTGGCCTCCCACCAATTGCTACTTTTAAATCCAGTAAGTACTTATCGCATTCGTGTGATCTAATGGTTATTCATCTTTCCTCGATTTCTAGAATTCGATTGCTCCTGTACCCCTTTTCCCCCATAGTCGATGTATgaccaaagaaaaagaaaagttgcaACATTGTCTCTACGACAAAATATTAAAACCTTTTTGGCttgttatttttaaatttctctaaatttgaataaatatttcGAGATAAATACAATGCCATTTGACTGCCGTCCCCAACCAAATCAAAGGTAGTAGAGGATTCTAGAACTCAAcaaataaatattatttatttGTGCTAGAATATTCGTTGTCTAGAACTTGTTCTAGGATGcttgtcttgctttcttgttcCTAATCACACAAAATTACGAGACAATTTTTGTAGTCACAATTCCGCCAttatcttctccatttcttgtTCCCATTAAACTGCTAAATATTAAAACACTAACTAAGAAATTAAGGAACAAAAACTTGCGTCCACGGAAAAGGTTATGGTCTCTTTTTCTTGATTGTCTACTTAGTAGCTGCTGCGGCTGGTCCCTAATTATTAGGTTCCCAAGTTTTTAGCTAAGTGCTTACGCAGAGTCTTAAGGAATTTGACGCCACTCCTTAAGTAATCACATTCAAGCTTTtgtctttccctctctctcgcTCCTTTTTCTGTTCCTGGTTTGCACATTATTTAAGTTGAATAAGAAAAAATATGAACATAGACAATTCAACTAATATGAACATAGACAATTCAACTAAACCacgaaaacaagaaaagagtaCCCCACCACATCTTATGTCTAAATTGGTCCGGACAATGGGTActagaattaatttttttatataccGCCAGTATATAATTGTTTTTACATCAACAAATTTACATCATATCAcattatataaatttaaatttaaatatacaCTGTTAGCACGTAAAAAATTAATTCTATATATGCTCAAAAGCCATCATTTACCTCTAGCCCTATCCCTTCTATAGGGACAAAAGTAACTCGATTGTAAAGGTCAAAATTATGTTAATGTATCAAAAGGTTGAGTTAtgcatatattttaaaaattataaggggattatatggtaaaacacTAAACTATAAGAGAGATGTATGATAAAACATAAATCGTACAGGATTAAAATGTCAtgcatattatgtatatatattttagtcatttcaacCACTTTAGTTTCTAAATAAGGGTATGATAGGTCACAATTTTGTTatctattttataattaatttcctcCTATTACCTTATCAAATGTGCATTAATTAGCagattttattcatttttggcATTTGTGCTTATTGCAGAGGGTTGGAACAAAATATCATAAAAAAGTGCAAATTTGTCAAGTTGTACACCTTCGGGTTAGTCAAATTAATTTTGACGATAGCCAGCAGAAGAGTTGGAGTAGTAAAAGGAAACAAGAGTCCAAACGGAGATGGTATTCCTTATCCAGTGATCAACTGCGCTAGACGAGGAGCAATTTTGGGGgactctcctttttcttcttttggtagTTTTCAAGAGAGGAGGGAGGTTAACAGAGACTAGGAGTCTTCCCTTTTATTCCCCTTAGTAGCCGGATAGGAAGGAAAATTATGTAGGAAGAGGCGGTCCGACagctttgatttttctttcttttgttttcgtACTTTGTCGGCTAGTTCTTTTGGGGGGTTGACTATTCATTGTTTTTGGGGGACTATTCcatcatttttttcattatattcAATTGGAGGAAAAATGCCTTCACCATTTACTTCGGCAATTTTGCATAGGATCCCCTCGACAGAGATGAACTAAACTTTtatttctagtcaaggaacaacggaggaTTTGGTTCAGGTTAAATTGTGAGATCTAACTGATTTTACTATTTCCTATTATTTTCTAGTATTCGTACAtttcctatttt
The genomic region above belongs to Coffea arabica cultivar ET-39 chromosome 7c, Coffea Arabica ET-39 HiFi, whole genome shotgun sequence and contains:
- the LOC113698148 gene encoding probable glutathione S-transferase parC, whose amino-acid sequence is MAGDKVVVLGTYGSMFSMRVQVALAEKGIEYENKEEDLANKSPLLLEVNPVHKKIPVLIHNGKPVCESLIIVQYIDEVWHDKNPLLPSDPYQRAQARFWADFVDKKVYDCGRRIWATKGEEKEAAKKEFIGIMKTLEGELGNKPYFGGEDFGYVDVALIPFYCWFHAYENFGNFKTETECPKLVEWAKRCMQRESVSKSLADPHKIYEFVVSLKKKLGIE